From the genome of Halomonas sp. I5-271120, one region includes:
- a CDS encoding type I restriction endonuclease gives MELNEKLSHIARRGEEQIDHIQSEEATKTALVMPFISALGFDPFDTREVIPEFTADVGTKKGEKVDYAIRADGNLSILMECKPLGTNLANVQYNQLYRYFACTDAKFAILTNGFEYRFYSDLDSENKLDTHPFFTFDLGDFNDQDIDELRKFTKPNFDVDAILGTANRLKYTNLAKQGIDEVFRDIPEEFVKFIIGKIYEGRQTRQVIEEFTPIIKEAGKLYIKEQVAQRLRGALASNDIDATQSTSAPNKTAEDHDTDDDGIITTQEEVDAYNIVRSLLAEQVDVSRVVMRDAKSYCAVLLDDNNRKPICRFHFNAKSVKRVGFFIDKKENRIEIDSVSDLFQHKDQLKTTVGEYLE, from the coding sequence ATGGAACTCAACGAGAAACTATCGCATATCGCACGCCGTGGCGAAGAGCAGATCGATCATATCCAGAGTGAGGAAGCCACCAAGACCGCCCTCGTGATGCCGTTCATCAGTGCCTTGGGATTCGACCCCTTCGACACCCGCGAGGTGATCCCGGAGTTCACTGCAGACGTAGGCACTAAGAAAGGCGAAAAGGTCGATTACGCCATTCGTGCCGACGGAAACCTCTCGATCCTCATGGAATGCAAACCGCTGGGCACCAACCTAGCCAACGTCCAGTACAACCAGCTTTATCGCTACTTTGCTTGCACGGATGCCAAATTTGCCATCCTGACGAACGGGTTTGAGTACCGGTTCTATTCCGACCTGGACTCCGAGAACAAGCTAGACACTCACCCCTTCTTTACCTTCGACCTCGGAGACTTCAACGACCAAGATATCGACGAGCTCAGGAAGTTCACCAAGCCCAATTTCGATGTTGATGCCATCCTCGGCACCGCCAACCGGCTCAAGTACACCAACCTGGCGAAACAGGGCATTGATGAAGTATTCCGAGACATTCCGGAGGAGTTCGTCAAATTCATCATCGGCAAGATATACGAAGGCCGTCAGACCCGACAGGTGATCGAGGAATTTACGCCAATCATCAAAGAAGCAGGCAAGCTCTACATTAAGGAGCAAGTGGCCCAACGCCTGCGTGGCGCCCTTGCCAGCAACGACATTGATGCTACCCAGTCAACTTCAGCACCCAATAAAACGGCCGAAGATCATGACACAGATGATGATGGCATCATCACCACGCAGGAAGAAGTCGACGCATATAACATCGTCCGGTCACTATTAGCAGAACAGGTCGATGTTAGCCGCGTGGTCATGCGCGATGCTAAGTCCTACTGCGCGGTACTTCTCGATGACAACAACCGTAAACCAATCTGCCGTTTCCACTTCAATGCGAAGTCGGTCAAGCGGGTAGGCTTTTTCATCGACAAGAAAGAAAACCGCATCGAGATAGACTCTGTCAGTGACCTCTTCCAGCACAAGGACCAACTGAAAACTACCGTGGGCGAGTATCTCGAATAA
- the bioD gene encoding dethiobiotin synthase yields the protein MATYFITGTDTDAGKTLVTAGLLALARRHGLTTLGLKPVASGCHLHAEGYRNDDALALQARSHPEVDYTTINPFAYAPAIAPHLAARQAGDTLHLATLTEAMAEALALKRDLTLIEGAGGWRVPLNDNGDLSDLAGALQLPVILVVGMQLGCINHARLTAEAIRAQGLRLAGWVANSITTDFDEADDNLASLAHHLSAPCLGRVPHLTDGPNDTLPEQAGRHLKLPDLP from the coding sequence ATGGCGACCTATTTCATCACCGGAACCGACACCGATGCCGGCAAAACGCTGGTCACCGCGGGGCTGCTGGCATTGGCGCGACGTCACGGCCTGACAACCCTGGGCCTCAAGCCCGTGGCCTCGGGGTGCCACCTGCATGCCGAAGGCTACCGCAATGATGATGCCCTGGCCCTGCAGGCCCGCAGTCATCCTGAGGTCGACTACACCACCATCAACCCCTTTGCTTATGCCCCCGCCATTGCACCGCACCTGGCGGCCCGCCAGGCGGGCGACACGCTGCATTTGGCGACGCTGACAGAGGCCATGGCGGAAGCTCTGGCCCTCAAGCGCGACCTGACGCTGATCGAGGGCGCAGGCGGCTGGCGAGTACCGCTCAACGACAACGGGGACCTGAGCGACCTGGCCGGCGCCCTGCAGCTACCAGTGATTCTCGTCGTCGGAATGCAGCTTGGTTGCATTAACCACGCACGACTCACCGCCGAAGCGATTAGGGCTCAGGGCCTGCGGCTTGCAGGCTGGGTCGCCAATAGCATCACCACCGACTTCGACGAAGCCGATGACAATCTGGCGAGCCTCGCTCACCACTTGTCAGCTCCCTGCCTGGGCCGTGTCCCTCATCTCACCGATGGCCCGAACGACACACTACCCGAACAGGCCGGCAGGCACTTGAAACTTCCGGATTTACCTTGA
- a CDS encoding methyltransferase domain-containing protein — protein MATTLSNPLTAATPASTANDWRQRVAHAFSRAAPRYGELATAQQAMGQALWQRLPDTATQVLDLGCGPGHWTARLAQRYSATGLPAQVFGLDLAPGMLERARAEHGDRLGWLCGDAAHLPLADRSMDLVFSNLAIQWCPDLNAVLAELQRVLRPGGRALINTLGPGTLTEVGWAWSRPGALLSFTPTSALEQSAYRAGFDNVVLEQVEERFHYADLAAVMASIKGVGAQLSRPASALTRRDVARAKERFEQIRDSQGLPVSYQRLTLELIKT, from the coding sequence CTGGCAACGACCCTCTCGAATCCATTAACGGCCGCAACACCGGCATCAACCGCCAACGACTGGCGTCAGCGCGTCGCCCATGCCTTCAGCCGTGCCGCCCCCCGCTATGGCGAGCTGGCCACGGCACAGCAGGCCATGGGACAAGCCCTCTGGCAGCGGCTTCCCGACACGGCGACACAGGTTCTTGACCTGGGCTGCGGCCCCGGCCACTGGACGGCCCGCCTGGCCCAGCGCTATTCGGCGACAGGCCTGCCTGCCCAGGTGTTCGGGCTCGACCTGGCCCCAGGCATGCTGGAAAGAGCCCGGGCCGAGCATGGCGACAGGCTTGGCTGGCTATGCGGTGACGCCGCCCATCTGCCGCTGGCCGACCGAAGTATGGACCTGGTGTTCTCCAACCTGGCCATCCAGTGGTGTCCGGACCTTAACGCCGTGCTGGCAGAGCTTCAGCGAGTGCTGCGACCCGGCGGACGAGCGCTGATCAACACCCTCGGCCCCGGCACCCTCACCGAAGTCGGCTGGGCCTGGTCGCGACCCGGCGCCCTGCTCAGCTTCACGCCCACCTCGGCACTTGAGCAATCGGCCTACCGAGCCGGCTTCGATAACGTGGTTCTCGAGCAGGTCGAGGAGCGCTTTCATTACGCCGACCTTGCGGCGGTGATGGCCTCGATCAAGGGCGTAGGGGCGCAACTGTCACGCCCTGCCAGCGCCCTGACCCGGCGTGACGTCGCCCGTGCCAAGGAGCGCTTCGAGCAAATACGCGACAGCCAGGGCCTGCCGGTCAGCTATCAACGCCTGACACTTGAGCTCATCAAAACCTGA
- a CDS encoding DUF4190 domain-containing protein yields the protein MDGDILAFDDDAQQGVVEATDGQRFTFQLSDWRGRGLPGPHIAVRFTPRGERAEQLINRPEAQLKARASRPHPPQDDARDAASHRHSGFAIAAISVAFLSMFLDGQAPLLGLVAAVLGVLGLRQIHRAPQRYSGRLFCWGAIGLALLLAVLSVLVDPSMPVESSIQPPH from the coding sequence TTGGACGGCGACATCCTCGCCTTCGATGATGACGCCCAGCAGGGCGTCGTCGAGGCCACTGACGGTCAGCGATTTACCTTCCAGCTTTCTGACTGGCGTGGCCGGGGTCTGCCTGGGCCTCACATTGCGGTGCGTTTCACGCCGCGAGGTGAGCGAGCCGAGCAGCTGATCAACCGGCCGGAAGCCCAGCTCAAGGCCAGAGCCAGCCGGCCCCATCCCCCTCAAGATGACGCCAGGGATGCCGCTTCTCATCGGCATTCCGGCTTTGCCATCGCGGCCATTAGCGTGGCGTTTCTTAGCATGTTCCTCGACGGCCAGGCCCCCTTGTTGGGCCTCGTGGCTGCCGTGCTGGGCGTGCTGGGCCTGAGACAGATTCATCGCGCGCCTCAGCGCTATTCGGGGCGACTGTTCTGCTGGGGGGCCATTGGCCTGGCATTGCTGCTGGCCGTTCTGTCAGTCTTGGTGGATCCATCGATGCCGGTGGAGTCATCGATTCAGCCTCCCCACTGA
- the folE gene encoding GTP cyclohydrolase I FolE — translation MTEQLADHFRQIITGLGEDPEREGLRDTPKRAAKAMQFLTHGYEQSLESLINGAVFESETDEMVLVKDIELYSMCEHHMLPFIGKCHIAYLPSGKVLGLSKFARIVDMYARRLQIQENLTRQIAEAVQQVTDARGVAVVIEAKHLCMMMRGVEKQNSSMSSSVMLGAFRANQSTRQEFLTLINGR, via the coding sequence ATGACCGAACAACTCGCCGATCATTTTCGTCAGATCATCACCGGCCTGGGCGAAGACCCGGAGCGAGAGGGCCTGCGCGACACCCCCAAGCGGGCCGCCAAGGCCATGCAGTTTTTGACCCACGGTTACGAGCAGTCGCTCGAGTCGCTGATCAATGGGGCCGTTTTCGAATCCGAAACCGACGAGATGGTGCTGGTTAAAGACATTGAGCTGTATTCGATGTGTGAGCATCACATGCTGCCCTTTATCGGCAAGTGCCATATCGCCTACCTGCCTAGCGGCAAGGTGCTGGGGCTTTCCAAGTTCGCCCGCATCGTCGACATGTATGCGCGACGCCTGCAGATTCAGGAGAATCTGACGCGCCAGATCGCCGAGGCCGTCCAGCAGGTCACCGATGCCCGCGGTGTAGCGGTGGTCATCGAGGCCAAGCATCTTTGCATGATGATGCGCGGCGTCGAGAAGCAGAATTCCAGCATGAGCAGCTCCGTCATGCTGGGTGCTTTCCGCGCCAACCAGTCGACTCGCCAGGAATTCCTGACCCTGATCAACGGACGCTGA
- the folX gene encoding dihydroneopterin triphosphate 2'-epimerase, which translates to MPLHALNDQHLDHDLATIRIKNLRLRTYIGIKEEEIRNRQDVVINAVIRYRADRAVQFNHIDQALNYRTITKHVITHVEENRFLLLERMTREVLDIIMSYEQVLTAQVEIDKLHALRFSDSVSITLSDSREVAADA; encoded by the coding sequence ATGCCGCTGCACGCCTTGAACGACCAGCATCTTGATCATGACCTTGCTACCATCCGCATCAAGAACCTTCGATTGCGGACCTATATTGGCATCAAGGAAGAAGAGATCCGCAACCGTCAGGATGTGGTGATCAATGCGGTGATTCGCTATCGCGCGGATCGTGCGGTGCAGTTCAACCACATTGACCAGGCGCTGAACTATCGCACCATTACCAAGCACGTCATCACGCATGTGGAAGAGAACCGCTTCCTGCTGCTCGAACGCATGACGCGGGAGGTGCTAGATATCATCATGTCCTACGAGCAGGTGCTGACGGCGCAGGTCGAAATCGACAAGCTCCACGCCCTGCGCTTCTCTGATTCGGTGTCTATCACGCTGTCCGATTCTCGGGAAGTGGCTGCTGATGCCTGA
- the bioF gene encoding 8-amino-7-oxononanoate synthase, producing MMPPPRPTTSPDVLKSRLEARLARQRKQDLWRERLSMSPNPRAPLRDFASNDYLGLARDPRVAEALAAGARREGAGAGASHLVNGHFLVHQALEERLAELTGRPRALLFSTGYMANLGVLQTLCDGETRVFQDRLNHASLLDGARLAQSPSRRFHHRDLNDLERLLRRAPREPAKLVVSDGVFSMDGDTADVEGLAAICHRQGAWLMIDDAHGIGVLGEQGDGLVGQRFSTQQVPVLVGTLGKAFGSCGAFVAGDDVLIDALTQFARPYIYTTAQPPGMAHATLRALDISEQEPDRRERLHAHIQHFRQAAEALGLPLMDSATPIQPILLGDNQRVMRWSLGLREAGFMVGAIRHPTVPRGTARLRVVLNALHESDDIQALLDVLAELKFREAKAS from the coding sequence ATGATGCCACCGCCGAGACCGACAACATCGCCTGACGTGCTCAAGAGCCGCCTCGAAGCGCGACTGGCCCGCCAGCGCAAGCAGGATCTGTGGCGAGAACGCCTGAGCATGTCGCCGAACCCGCGGGCTCCGCTGCGCGACTTCGCAAGCAATGACTACCTGGGCTTGGCTCGCGACCCTCGGGTCGCCGAAGCCCTGGCAGCAGGCGCCCGTCGTGAGGGCGCCGGCGCCGGCGCTTCCCACCTGGTCAATGGCCACTTCCTGGTACACCAGGCCCTGGAGGAACGTCTGGCCGAGCTCACCGGACGGCCAAGGGCGCTGCTTTTCTCCACGGGCTACATGGCCAATCTCGGCGTGCTTCAGACTCTGTGTGATGGCGAGACACGAGTGTTCCAGGACCGGCTGAATCACGCCTCACTGCTCGATGGAGCCCGACTGGCCCAATCACCTTCACGGCGCTTTCACCATCGAGATCTTAACGATCTCGAGCGTCTCCTGAGGCGGGCACCGCGAGAACCCGCCAAGCTGGTGGTCAGCGATGGCGTTTTCAGCATGGACGGCGACACGGCCGACGTGGAAGGCCTCGCCGCCATCTGCCATCGCCAGGGGGCCTGGCTGATGATCGACGATGCCCACGGCATCGGCGTATTGGGCGAGCAAGGTGACGGCCTGGTGGGACAGCGTTTCTCTACCCAGCAGGTACCTGTGCTGGTCGGCACACTGGGCAAGGCCTTCGGCAGCTGTGGCGCCTTCGTGGCAGGTGACGATGTGCTGATCGACGCCCTGACACAGTTCGCCAGGCCCTATATCTACACCACGGCCCAGCCTCCAGGCATGGCTCATGCAACGCTGCGCGCGCTGGATATCAGCGAGCAGGAACCCGATCGCAGAGAAAGGCTGCATGCCCATATCCAGCATTTCCGCCAGGCAGCCGAAGCCCTCGGGCTACCGCTGATGGACTCCGCAACGCCCATTCAGCCCATTCTGCTGGGCGACAATCAGCGCGTCATGCGCTGGAGCCTGGGCCTGCGCGAGGCCGGCTTCATGGTAGGTGCGATTCGCCACCCGACCGTGCCCCGCGGCACGGCACGCCTTAGAGTCGTGCTCAACGCCCTACACGAGTCGGACGACATCCAGGCGTTGCTCGACGTGCTCGCCGAACTCAAGTTCCGAGAGGCCAAGGCATCGTGA
- a CDS encoding serine/threonine protein kinase → MADAPHPFEQLSPARIVDAVESLGFWLPGEPFALNSYENRVFLFHDDERRRWVAKFYRPQRWSDAQIQEEHDFLAELDAADVPVAAPWRDAKGVSLHLFEGFRFALFPQVSGQAPELDNPAHLFALGDLVGQLHAIGDRRPFEHRQRLDMTRMVEESREQVLTSPWLSRQQRQAYERISATLGEQLKARAFPAESLIRTHGDCHLGNILGRDEHFALVDFDDCLMAPAVQDLWMMLTAQHDQEAQMQLSELLEGYEQHRDFPRRELAWIEPLRSLRLIRYAAWLVTRWSDPAFPRAFPWVADEGYWDQHLRTLEQQRQLLEGKPRWLA, encoded by the coding sequence GTGGCCGACGCCCCCCACCCCTTCGAACAGCTAAGCCCCGCGCGCATCGTCGATGCCGTCGAGTCGCTGGGCTTCTGGTTGCCAGGAGAACCCTTCGCACTCAACAGCTACGAGAATCGGGTCTTCCTGTTTCATGATGACGAGCGGCGTCGCTGGGTGGCCAAGTTTTACCGTCCCCAGCGCTGGAGCGATGCTCAGATCCAGGAGGAGCATGACTTCCTGGCCGAGCTGGATGCGGCGGATGTCCCGGTGGCAGCCCCTTGGCGCGATGCCAAGGGCGTCAGCCTGCACCTCTTCGAGGGCTTTCGCTTTGCGCTTTTCCCGCAGGTCAGCGGCCAGGCGCCGGAGCTCGATAATCCGGCCCATCTCTTTGCCCTTGGTGATCTGGTCGGCCAGCTGCATGCGATTGGCGACCGACGACCCTTCGAGCATCGCCAGCGGCTGGACATGACTCGCATGGTCGAGGAAAGCCGCGAGCAGGTGCTGACATCTCCCTGGTTGAGCCGCCAACAGCGCCAAGCCTACGAGCGTATCAGCGCTACCCTAGGCGAACAGCTCAAGGCGCGCGCGTTTCCGGCCGAATCGCTGATTCGTACCCATGGAGACTGTCATCTGGGCAATATCCTGGGGCGGGACGAGCACTTCGCGCTGGTCGATTTTGATGACTGCCTGATGGCGCCGGCGGTTCAGGATCTATGGATGATGCTGACCGCCCAGCACGATCAGGAAGCACAGATGCAACTGTCCGAGTTGCTCGAGGGCTATGAGCAACATCGGGATTTTCCTCGCAGGGAGCTGGCCTGGATTGAGCCATTGAGGAGTCTGCGCCTGATTCGCTACGCCGCCTGGCTGGTGACGCGCTGGTCAGACCCGGCGTTCCCCAGGGCCTTTCCCTGGGTCGCCGACGAGGGCTATTGGGATCAGCACCTGCGCACGCTCGAGCAGCAGCGTCAGCTTCTAGAGGGCAAACCGCGCTGGCTGGCCTGA
- a CDS encoding alpha/beta fold hydrolase, with translation MTRLVLLSGWGIDARIWQPLVASLPADINVTTPDWPGYGIRQDAGTPKDLATLAKTMADDLPQDALWVGWSLGGLLATSLLKHLPAPQALVLLGMRERFTSLDEARGGVTPAALAAFHDAFQQDALATWRHFLRWQLSGEPRPRHAHRQLQALIGNAPPATPASLGAGLDWLERLDNTEICASPPCPILTVTGERDPLTATATPASAHHVARPIDQAGHCPQLSQPEILADRLAALAHEHAARAHEDTDPLPRRERA, from the coding sequence GTGACGCGGCTCGTTCTGCTATCCGGCTGGGGCATAGACGCCCGCATTTGGCAGCCACTGGTCGCCTCACTGCCCGCCGATATCAACGTTACAACGCCGGACTGGCCCGGCTACGGTATTCGCCAAGATGCCGGCACGCCAAAGGATCTGGCGACATTGGCAAAGACCATGGCTGATGATCTTCCCCAGGACGCCCTTTGGGTCGGCTGGTCGCTGGGCGGCCTGCTGGCGACGTCACTGCTGAAGCATTTGCCGGCACCACAGGCGCTGGTGTTACTGGGCATGCGTGAGCGTTTCACGAGCCTGGATGAGGCGCGAGGTGGTGTGACGCCAGCCGCCCTGGCGGCCTTCCACGACGCCTTCCAACAGGACGCGTTGGCCACCTGGCGCCACTTCCTGCGCTGGCAGCTAAGCGGTGAGCCACGGCCGCGCCATGCTCATCGCCAACTGCAAGCACTGATTGGCAATGCCCCCCCCGCCACGCCTGCCAGTCTTGGCGCTGGCCTCGACTGGCTAGAAAGACTCGACAATACCGAGATCTGTGCCTCTCCCCCCTGCCCGATACTCACCGTGACGGGCGAGCGGGACCCGCTGACCGCAACTGCCACCCCCGCCTCGGCGCATCATGTGGCTCGGCCAATCGACCAGGCCGGCCACTGTCCGCAGCTTTCACAGCCGGAGATCCTTGCCGACCGACTGGCCGCACTGGCACACGAGCATGCAGCAAGGGCACATGAGGACACCGATCCACTGCCTCGCAGGGAGCGTGCGTGA
- the bioB gene encoding biotin synthase BioB, producing the protein MTLASPAAIRHDWHLDEIEALFALPFNDLLFKAQQVHRQHFDANAVQVSTLLSIKTGACPEDCKYCPQSGHYNTGLGKEKLLEIEKVVAQARDAKAAGASRFCMGAAWRSPRQKDLDVVLEMVRQVKSLGLETCMTLGMLDDDQAQQLSTAGLDYYNHNLDTSPEYYGEIITTRRYDERLETLANVRDAGMKICSGGILGMGEAPRDRASMLRQLASLSPHPESVPINMLVKVKGTPLENVDDLDPIDFVRAIAVARIMMPKSHVRLSAGRELMNESTQALAFIAGANSIFYGDKLLTTENPDVLRDRTLFDKLGLHPEENRICQDETEQEAALDASLRRQAMERKAPQELFYDATAETDNIA; encoded by the coding sequence ATGACCTTAGCCAGCCCCGCCGCCATTCGCCATGACTGGCATCTCGACGAGATCGAGGCACTGTTCGCCCTGCCCTTCAATGACCTGCTCTTCAAGGCCCAGCAGGTCCACCGCCAGCACTTCGATGCCAATGCCGTACAGGTGTCGACTCTTTTGTCGATCAAGACCGGCGCCTGCCCGGAAGACTGCAAGTACTGCCCGCAGTCCGGCCACTACAACACCGGCCTTGGCAAGGAGAAGCTGCTCGAAATCGAGAAAGTGGTCGCGCAGGCGCGAGACGCCAAGGCCGCCGGCGCCAGCCGCTTCTGCATGGGGGCCGCCTGGCGCAGCCCGCGCCAGAAAGATCTGGACGTGGTGCTGGAGATGGTCCGCCAGGTCAAATCGCTGGGACTTGAGACCTGCATGACGCTTGGCATGCTCGACGATGACCAGGCGCAGCAGCTCTCCACCGCCGGGTTGGATTATTACAACCACAACCTGGATACCTCACCGGAGTACTACGGCGAGATCATCACCACACGCCGCTATGACGAACGCCTCGAGACCCTGGCCAACGTGCGCGATGCCGGCATGAAGATCTGCTCCGGCGGCATTCTCGGCATGGGTGAGGCGCCTCGCGACCGCGCCTCGATGCTCAGGCAGCTGGCCAGCCTGTCCCCGCACCCGGAATCGGTGCCCATCAACATGCTGGTCAAGGTCAAGGGTACCCCGCTCGAGAATGTCGATGACCTGGACCCCATTGATTTCGTGCGCGCCATCGCCGTAGCGCGCATCATGATGCCCAAGAGTCATGTGCGCCTGTCCGCCGGACGCGAGCTGATGAACGAGTCGACGCAGGCCCTGGCCTTTATCGCCGGCGCAAACTCGATATTCTATGGTGACAAGCTACTGACGACCGAAAACCCCGACGTTCTGCGTGACCGGACTCTGTTCGACAAGCTTGGCTTACACCCCGAGGAAAACCGGATATGTCAGGACGAAACCGAGCAGGAAGCAGCCCTGGATGCCTCACTGCGCCGCCAGGCCATGGAACGCAAGGCCCCCCAGGAGCTCTTCTATGATGCCACCGCCGAGACCGACAACATCGCCTGA
- a CDS encoding ComF family protein: MSGSRRLDGAIRCGACLTQTPAFDSAWVPLRYEQEVMRLVQAFKFSASPRAGTLLLSLIEAGLTERREEGAEERHEERLEKGSEGGTAESTVSSAFGRRPDAVIPVPLHPRRARERGFDQADWLGRRLARRLGVPCMTAQRVRMTPTQRGLPRKARRANLRNAFMIERPLPAHVVLLDDVMTTGATFDALAKACRAAGAQRIEAWAVARTPRR, from the coding sequence ATGTCGGGCAGTCGTCGGCTCGATGGCGCCATTCGCTGCGGTGCCTGTCTGACCCAGACCCCCGCCTTCGATAGTGCTTGGGTGCCGCTGCGCTATGAGCAAGAGGTCATGCGCCTGGTGCAGGCGTTCAAGTTTTCGGCTTCGCCGCGGGCGGGTACGCTCTTGCTGTCGCTTATCGAGGCGGGTCTGACGGAGAGGCGTGAAGAGGGTGCTGAAGAGCGTCATGAAGAGCGTCTTGAAAAGGGTTCGGAAGGCGGGACTGCAGAAAGCACGGTGTCATCGGCTTTTGGTCGGCGGCCAGACGCGGTGATCCCGGTGCCGCTGCATCCGCGGCGTGCAAGGGAGCGCGGGTTCGATCAGGCCGATTGGCTGGGGCGACGGCTCGCCCGTCGGTTGGGGGTGCCTTGCATGACGGCGCAGCGGGTACGCATGACGCCGACCCAGCGCGGCCTGCCGCGCAAGGCGCGTCGTGCCAACCTGCGTAATGCCTTCATGATCGAGCGGCCGTTGCCTGCGCATGTGGTACTGCTCGACGATGTGATGACCACCGGTGCCACCTTCGATGCCCTGGCAAAGGCCTGCCGGGCGGCGGGTGCTCAGCGCATCGAGGCCTGGGCGGTGGCGCGCACCCCCAGACGCTGA
- a CDS encoding IS3 family transposase (programmed frameshift): MPRYSEERKAAVLKKLLPPDNRSVASVAAEEGISDATLYGWLKTCRRQGVPVPGNRKTGDDWSADAKLAVVIETASLSETELGTYCREKGLYPEQVQRWKEACLQGAGMQENRDKAAQKQQRDDRRTIKKLKADVRRKDRVLAETTSLLVLSKKLEALYGSPGQRGRLTSLSERTRLLKDFDEAVAGGAARYKAAEVMGLSQRTLKRWRQINGSVTMDQRPHAARVAQPHQLTQAEEEAILNTCCQPAYQSLPPSQIVPLLADQGRYLASESSFYRVLKKHQQLNHRGRMTPARKAAEPTSFTASGPNQIWSWDISYCPSEVRGQHWYLYLILDVYSRKIIAWEIHDNESGYLAKQLVERALLREGCWQTPPVLHSDNGAPMTSYTLRARLAELGMLMSHSRPRVSNDNPYSEALFRTVKYCPAWPAKGFSSLAVVREWMLSFEHAYNEQHLHSGINFVTPADRHRGTDTKRLAERKGVYERAKRLNPKRWSGDVRRWEAIGQVSLNPGKPQEKERNQKAA; encoded by the exons ATGCCACGTTATTCCGAGGAACGTAAGGCCGCGGTGCTAAAGAAGCTGCTACCGCCTGACAACCGCAGTGTGGCGTCGGTGGCCGCCGAGGAAGGCATATCGGATGCGACCCTGTATGGTTGGCTGAAAACATGCCGCCGACAAGGAGTGCCTGTGCCAGGGAACCGTAAGACCGGAGATGATTGGTCAGCTGACGCCAAGCTGGCTGTGGTGATTGAAACGGCTTCTCTATCAGAGACCGAGCTTGGCACGTATTGCCGGGAAAAAGGCTTATACCCTGAACAGGTGCAACGCTGGAAGGAGGCCTGCCTCCAAGGTGCCGGCATGCAGGAAAACCGAGATAAAGCCGCTCAGAAGCAGCAGCGCGATGACCGCCGTACGATCAAGAAGCTGAAGGCCGACGTCCGTCGCAAGGACCGGGTTCTGGCAGAAACGACCTCGTTGCTGGTGCTGTCAAAAAAGCTCGAAGCCTTGTACGGC AGCCCCGGACAACGAGGACGACTAACGTCGTTGAGCGAACGTACAAGGCTGTTGAAGGACTTTGATGAGGCGGTGGCTGGTGGCGCGGCACGCTATAAGGCAGCCGAAGTGATGGGGCTGAGTCAGCGCACCTTAAAACGCTGGCGACAGATCAATGGCAGCGTGACCATGGATCAGCGCCCGCACGCCGCGCGTGTTGCGCAGCCCCATCAGCTCACTCAGGCGGAAGAAGAGGCGATTCTGAACACCTGTTGCCAACCAGCGTATCAGAGCTTGCCGCCATCACAGATCGTACCTCTTCTGGCAGATCAGGGCCGTTATCTGGCCTCGGAGTCATCGTTTTATCGGGTACTGAAAAAGCACCAGCAGCTGAACCACCGGGGCCGCATGACGCCAGCCCGCAAGGCCGCTGAACCGACCAGCTTCACGGCCTCGGGACCCAACCAGATTTGGAGTTGGGACATCAGCTACTGCCCCTCTGAGGTGCGTGGTCAGCACTGGTACCTGTACCTGATCCTGGACGTCTATAGTCGCAAGATCATTGCCTGGGAAATCCATGACAACGAGTCTGGATACTTGGCAAAACAACTGGTTGAGCGCGCGCTGCTGCGTGAGGGTTGCTGGCAAACGCCGCCGGTTCTGCACTCGGATAACGGCGCGCCGATGACCTCTTACACCCTGCGCGCGAGACTGGCGGAGCTGGGCATGCTGATGTCCCATAGCCGACCACGCGTGAGCAACGATAATCCTTATTCAGAGGCGCTGTTCCGCACCGTTAAGTACTGTCCAGCGTGGCCAGCGAAGGGCTTTTCCTCACTGGCCGTTGTGCGGGAATGGATGTTGTCGTTCGAGCACGCCTACAATGAACAACACCTTCACAGTGGCATTAACTTCGTCACGCCTGCCGACCGGCATCGTGGCACGGATACTAAGCGCTTGGCCGAGCGAAAAGGGGTTTATGAACGCGCAAAGCGCCTGAATCCCAAGCGCTGGTCTGGCGACGTTCGACGCTGGGAGGCCATCGGACAAGTATCGCTCAATCCTGGCAAGCCGCAGGAAAAAGAACGGAATCAGAAAGCTGCTTAA